From one Rattus norvegicus strain BN/NHsdMcwi chromosome 7, GRCr8, whole genome shotgun sequence genomic stretch:
- the Zfp385a gene encoding zinc finger protein 385A isoform 3 (isoform 3 is encoded by transcript variant 3), whose amino-acid sequence MQPPMDLKQILPFPLEPAPTLGLFSNYSTMDPVQKAVLSHTFGGPLLKTKRPVISCNVCQIRFNSQSQAEAHYKGNRHARRVKGIEAAKTRGREPSVRESGDPAPAGSTPPSGDGVAPRPVSMENGLGPAPGSPEKQPGSPSPPSVPESGQGVTKGEGGTSVPASLPGGSKEEEEKAKRLLYCALCKVAVNSLSQLEAHNKGTKHKTILEARSGLGPIKAYPRLGPPTPGEPEAPAQDRTFHCEICNVKVNSEVQLKQHISSRRHRDGVAGKPNPLLSRHKKPRGAAELAGTLTFSKELPKSLAGGLLPSPLAVAAVMAAAAGSPLSLRPAPAAPLLQGPPITHPLLHPAPGPIRTAHGPILFSPY is encoded by the exons ATGGACCCTGTACAGAAGGCTGTGCTCTCCCACACATTTGGAGGACCCTTGCTCAAGACCAAGCGGCCAGTCATTTCCTGTAATGTCTGTCAAATCCGCTTCAATTCTCAG AGCCAGGCTGAGGCGCACTACAAGGGTAATCGCCATGCCCGAAGAGTCAAAGGCATCGAAGCTGCCAAAACCCGAGGCAGGGAGCCTAGTGTCCGGGAATCAGGAGATCCGGCTCCAGCAGGCAGCACCCCTCCAAGTGGGGATGGCGTAGCCCCTCGTCCAG TTTCCATGGAGAATGGCCTGGGTCCAGCCCCAGGATCCCCAGAGAAACAGCCGggctccccatctcctcccagtgTTCCAGAGTCTGGACAGGGTGTAACCAAGGGTGAAGGGGGGACTTCAGTCCCAGCTTCCCTGCCTGGGGGTagcaaggaagaagaggagaaagctaAGCGTCTGCTCTACTGTGCACTGTGCAAGGTGGCTGTGAACTCCCTGTCCCAGCTTGAGGCACATAACAAAG GTACTAAGCACAAGACAATTTTGGAGGCCCGAAGTGGGCTGGGACCCATCAAAGCTTACCCTCGGTTGGGGCCTCCCACTCCTGGGGAACCAGAGGCTCCTGCCCAGGACCGAACCTTCCACTGTGAGATCTGCAATGTCAAGGTCAATTCGGAGGTCCAGCTGAAACAG CACATCTCCAGCAGGAGGCACCGAGATGGCGTGGCTGGGAAGCCCAACCCTCTACTGAGCCGGCACAAGAAACCTAGGGGCGCTGCAGAGCTGGCG GGCACGCTGACTTTCTCCAAGGAGCTGCCCAAGTCCCTGGCCGGTGGCCTGCTCCCCAGCCCCCTAGCGGTGGCTGCGGTGATGGCCGCTGCAGCAGGCTCTCCGCTGTCCCTGCGCCCAGCTCCAGCTGCACCTCTTCTGCAGGGACCACCGATCACACACCCTCTACTCCACCCTGCCCCAGGACCCATCCGAACTGCGCACGGACCCATCCTCTTCTCCCCCTACTGA
- the Zfp385a gene encoding zinc finger protein 385A isoform X4, with product MEPRPPGPRRMDPVQKAVLSHTFGGPLLKTKRPVISCNVCQIRFNSQSQAEAHYKGNRHARRVKGIEAAKTRGREPSVRESGDPAPAGSTPPSGDGVAPRPVSMENGLGPAPGSPEKQPGSPSPPSVPESGQGVTKGEGGTSVPASLPGGSKEEEEKAKRLLYCALCKVAVNSLSQLEAHNKGTKHKTILEARSGLGPIKAYPRLGPPTPGEPEAPAQDRTFHCEICNVKVNSEVQLKQHISSRRHRDGVAGKPNPLLSRHKKPRGAAELAGTLTFSKELPKSLAGGLLPSPLAVAAVMAAAAGSPLSLRPAPAAPLLQGPPITHPLLHPAPGPIRTAHGPILFSPY from the exons ATGGAGCCGCGGCCACCTGGGCCCCGCAGG ATGGACCCTGTACAGAAGGCTGTGCTCTCCCACACATTTGGAGGACCCTTGCTCAAGACCAAGCGGCCAGTCATTTCCTGTAATGTCTGTCAAATCCGCTTCAATTCTCAG AGCCAGGCTGAGGCGCACTACAAGGGTAATCGCCATGCCCGAAGAGTCAAAGGCATCGAAGCTGCCAAAACCCGAGGCAGGGAGCCTAGTGTCCGGGAATCAGGAGATCCGGCTCCAGCAGGCAGCACCCCTCCAAGTGGGGATGGCGTAGCCCCTCGTCCAG TTTCCATGGAGAATGGCCTGGGTCCAGCCCCAGGATCCCCAGAGAAACAGCCGggctccccatctcctcccagtgTTCCAGAGTCTGGACAGGGTGTAACCAAGGGTGAAGGGGGGACTTCAGTCCCAGCTTCCCTGCCTGGGGGTagcaaggaagaagaggagaaagctaAGCGTCTGCTCTACTGTGCACTGTGCAAGGTGGCTGTGAACTCCCTGTCCCAGCTTGAGGCACATAACAAAG GTACTAAGCACAAGACAATTTTGGAGGCCCGAAGTGGGCTGGGACCCATCAAAGCTTACCCTCGGTTGGGGCCTCCCACTCCTGGGGAACCAGAGGCTCCTGCCCAGGACCGAACCTTCCACTGTGAGATCTGCAATGTCAAGGTCAATTCGGAGGTCCAGCTGAAACAG CACATCTCCAGCAGGAGGCACCGAGATGGCGTGGCTGGGAAGCCCAACCCTCTACTGAGCCGGCACAAGAAACCTAGGGGCGCTGCAGAGCTGGCG GGCACGCTGACTTTCTCCAAGGAGCTGCCCAAGTCCCTGGCCGGTGGCCTGCTCCCCAGCCCCCTAGCGGTGGCTGCGGTGATGGCCGCTGCAGCAGGCTCTCCGCTGTCCCTGCGCCCAGCTCCAGCTGCACCTCTTCTGCAGGGACCACCGATCACACACCCTCTACTCCACCCTGCCCCAGGACCCATCCGAACTGCGCACGGACCCATCCTCTTCTCCCCCTACTGA
- the Gpr84 gene encoding G-protein coupled receptor 84, producing the protein MWNSSDDNFSCYHESVLGYRYFAVIWGMVVAATGTVGNVLTLLALAIRPKLRTRFNLLIANLTLADLLYCTLLQPFSVDTYLHLHWRTGAIFCRIFGLLLFTSNSVSILTLCLIALGRYLLIAHPKLFPQVFSAKGIVLALVGSWVVGVTSFAPLWNVYVLVPVVCTCSFDRVRGRPYTTILMGIFFVVGLSSVGVFYCLIHRQVKRAARALDKYGLQEASMRSHQVSGTHEAVPGHFQELDSGLASRGPSEGISSEPVSAATTQTLEGDSSEAGDQGMRKAAQQISERSLPEVHRKTGGAAGARRATDAPSEFGKVTRMCFAVFLCFVLSYIPFLLLNILDARGRAPRVVHMVAANLTWLNSCINPVLYAAMNRQFRQAYGSILKRGPQSFRRFH; encoded by the coding sequence ATGTGGAACAGCTCAGATGACAACTTCTCCTGCTACCATGAGTCTGTATTGGGCTATCGATACTTTGCAGTTATCTGGGGCATGGTAGTGGCTGCAACAGGCACCGTGGGCAATGTGCTCACCCTGTTGGCCTTGGCCATCCGTCCCAAACTCCGAACCCGTTTCAACCTGCTCATTGCCAACCTCACCCTGGCTGATCTACTCTACTGCACGCTCCTGCAGCCTTTCTCCGTGGACACATACCTCCACCTCCATTGGCGCACCGGCGCCATCTTCTGTAGAATATTCGGACTCCTCCTCTTTACTTCCAATTCTGTCTCCATTCTTACCCTCTGTCTCATTGCTCTAGGACGCTACCTTCTCATTGCCCACCCTAAGCTCTTTCCCCAGGTTTTCAGTGCCAAGGGGATCGTGCTGGCACTAGTGGGCAGCTGGGTTGTGGGGGTGACCAGCTTTGCCCCCCTCTGGAATGTTTATGTCTTGGTGCCAGTTGTCTGCACCTGCAGCTTTGACCGCGTGCGAGGCCGGCCTTACACCACCATCCTCATGGGCATCTTCTTTGTGGTTGGGCTCAGCAGCGTGGGCGTCTTCTACTGCCTCATCCACCGCCAAGTGAAGCGTGCGGCTCGAGCGCTGGACAAATATGGGCTGCAGGAGGCCAGCATGCGCTCCCATCAGGTGTCTGGGACACATGAAGCTGTGCCAGGCCACTTCCAGGAGCTAGACAGCGGGCTTGCATCAAGAGGTCCCAGCGAAGGGATTTCATCTGAGCCAGTCAGTGCTGCGACGACACAGACCCTGGAAGGTGATTCGTCAGAAGCGGGGGACCAGGGCATGAGAAAGGCAGCTCAGCAGatctcagagagaagccttccaGAAGTGCATCGCAAGACTGGAGGAGCTGCAGGAGCACGCAGAGCCACGGATGCACCATCGGAGTTCGGGAAGGTGACCCGTATGTGCTTTGCAGTGTTCCTTTGCTTCGTCCTCAGCTACATCCCTTTCCTGCTGCTCAACATTCTGGACGCCAGGGGCCGCGCTCCACGAGTAGTGCATATGGTTGCTGCCAACCTCACCTGGCTCAACAGCTGCATCAACCCTGTGCTCTATGCAGCCATGAACCGCCAGTTTCGCCAGGCTTATGGCTCCATCCTGAAACGCGGGCCACAGAGTTTCCGACGGTTCCATTAG